CTCCCCCCCCAGGACTGACCATGATCCGAAAGATCCAACCACTGCCCCCCCTCTATGCCTGACTGCAAAAAGACGAAAGGGGCTGCCAGCCATCAGCCAGCAACCCCTTTTCGACATTGATGCTACGGCAAGGCAAAAATCAGTCGATGCCGATCTCTTCTTGAACAGTACGCACGATGTTCTTGTCGTAGGTCAGACCGGTTTTCGGTTTACCCTTGTAATTCATCTTGCTCAAGAAATATTTGATGCTGTTGATCCGAGCCTGCTTTTTGCAGTCGGATTTGATGATGGTCCAAGGGCACTCGGCGGTGGAGGAGTAGAAAAAGGTGTCTTCCTTGGCCTTGGTGTAGTCTTCCCACTTGTCTTGGGATTCCTTGTCCACCGGGCTCAGTTTCCACTGCTTGAGGGGATCCTGTGAGCGTTTGTTGAAGCGGCGCAGCTGCTCTGACTTGGAGACGGAAAAATAAAACTTGAAGAGGATGATTCCGGAAGCCACCAGCATCCGCTCGAATTCGGGCACGGAGCGGAGATATTCACGGACCTCGTCCTTGGTGCAGAAACCCATCACCCGTTCCACGCCGGAGCGGTTATACCAGCTGCGGTCGAAGAAGCAGATCTCACCTTCGGAGGGGAGATGCTGGACGTAGCGTTGGAAGTACCACTGACCTCTTTCCTTATTGGTCGGTTTATCGAGGGCCACAACCCGGCAACCGCGGGGATTCATGTGCTCAATAAAACGCTTGATGGTACCACCCTTACCTGAGGCATCACGGCCTTCGAAGAGGGCCACAACCCGGAGACCTTTTTCCTTGACCGTGCTCTGCATTTTGAGAAGCTCAATATGCAGGGGGGTCATCATTTCCAGATATTCGGGTTCTTTCATCTTTTTGATTTTGGGTCCGGCTTTGCGCTTGGCTTGTTTGCTGCCGGCTCCGAGGACGATATCGGTCATCGTGATTTTCTCCTGTTCCTTCTTTTTGGCCATGACTAGTCTAATCCCTTTCCAAAGCAAAGCCTGTTAAGCTAACGTTTTTAATGAAGAAGGGAAGCTCCCCTCCATCCCAGCCCATGAAAGCTTGGAAGCGACTTTCACGGTAGTTTGGATCCTGTTTTGGCATCCCCACTTCAAGGTTTACCGCTAAAGAGTGTACACCCTTTGCAGATCCGGCCATGAGTTCCTTGGAGCTTCCAAAGGTTTCCCAGACTCTTTTCCCAGAGCCATGCTAAACGGGATGGAAGTCAAAACAGCATGTGACTATAATTGCCGATCCACATGAATGTCCAGTCCAATTTGACACCAAAGTGGATTTGCCAAGCCCGGGTTGGGGCGGAATGGATACGCCTTTTTGGCCTAATTTCCAATTAATTCAAGGTGAACCACCCAACCCTACCAAGCCACTTGTGCAGATTGAGTAGACATTTTCTCCTCAAAAAGAGTATGATAGCCGATCAGATTTCACCAAGTTTTAGGAGTCAATACCTTCAATGGCAGCTAAATCCAAAAGTAAACAGAGTGATATACATGCTACCCAAAGCACTGAAGAGGCCTTTGAATCCATTCTGCGGAAAAATTATGCGTATATGCTGGAATGGGAACCCATCGCCTACAAGGGTGAAGATATCGAAGGAGTCCACCAGGTCCGCGTAGCCTATCGTCGCATGCGCTCAGCCCTGGTGATCTATCGCAAGGCCATCCCCAGGACAGCCACCGACGCCATTGCCAAC
This Magnetococcales bacterium DNA region includes the following protein-coding sequences:
- the ppk2 gene encoding polyphosphate kinase 2, with product MAKKKEQEKITMTDIVLGAGSKQAKRKAGPKIKKMKEPEYLEMMTPLHIELLKMQSTVKEKGLRVVALFEGRDASGKGGTIKRFIEHMNPRGCRVVALDKPTNKERGQWYFQRYVQHLPSEGEICFFDRSWYNRSGVERVMGFCTKDEVREYLRSVPEFERMLVASGIILFKFYFSVSKSEQLRRFNKRSQDPLKQWKLSPVDKESQDKWEDYTKAKEDTFFYSSTAECPWTIIKSDCKKQARINSIKYFLSKMNYKGKPKTGLTYDKNIVRTVQEEIGID